In Luteimonas galliterrae, the sequence GCCACCACAGCGGATCGCCGGCTTCTCCGGCCGTCCCCGCCTCATCGGGGAACGCTATGCCGCCGCGTTGTACGATCTCGGCGCGCACTCGGCGCATGATTTCATCCACAGGCAGAGCTGCCGTCGGAGAAGCATTCACCCTTTCCGCTTGAGCGCGTTCGTGTTGCATCGTTCTTTCCGTATCCATCGTCAGGCGTCAGCATCCTCGGATGGTGCAGCCCATCCGTCATGGCGCCTATTTTTCAGGGCAACGCAGCCAGTGATCGTAACATCCTCGCGACCTCCGATTTCAGGGCGCAGGCGCTCGCTTCCCAGGTCGGCCAGCTTCCCTTCGCACGTGATCGCCGATTCTCGGCCTGCTGCGGCCAGCGCAGTAACGCCGCGGCGATATCGGCGCCTTCGTCCCCGGAAAAATACGCAGCCGCATCGCCGGCCACCTCGCGGAAGACCGGAATATCACGCAACAACAATGGCACCCCCAACCTGCCCGCTTCGGCGATCGGCAAACCAAACCCTTCTCCCCGAGAAGCAAGCAGCAGCATGTCGCTTTCCTCATAAAGCGCTTGCAGCGTTCCGTCGTCCGGCCCTTCCAGCCAGTACAGTCGGCGGCCGATCTCGGTGTGCCCGCGAAGTCGGGTAGCCAGGTCATCGACCATCCATCCCTGTCGGCCGGCGATCACCCATTCGAAAGGTAATCCTTCGTTCCAGAGCTTTTCGAACGCTTGCAATATTTGCCAATGCGCCTTGCGCGGCTCCACGGTGCCGACCGTCAGCACCCGCACCGTGCCCGGCCGAAGGAGAGGCAGTGGCGACGAGCCCGGAACAGGCGGCAAATCCGAGCCTAACGGGATGGACGATATGCCGCCTCGCGGCAACGACAGCCCCATCGCCGCAAGCGTGTTCTCGAGTTGGCACGCGGTGCTGTTGGTATTACAAATCGCGAAATCGGCATGGGCCTCAAAGACCTCGAGCCAGCCGGCGAACGACTGGACTACCGGCTCGGGAAACCATTCCGGGTGGGCCACAGGAAGCACGTCGTGGACGAACAGGCAGACCGGAACCGATGCATCTCGCAACAGCTGTAGCGACTTGGCAAGTACCGGCGCGTGATCGCGGCAAAAATCCAGCCCAATTAGCACGTCTCCAGGCATCGGATCGACCGGCAAATCGCGACCCAACGCACCGGGCCGCAAACCGGCGAACGAAGCGAGAAAACGACGCGCGAGGCAATAGCGTCCGTCGGCCGTCAATCGAACGGGCTCGATGCGGTGCGTGGCCGGCGGCGACATCAGCAACTCGGTTAGCAACCGTCGAGTGACGCGTTCGACGCCTGCGCCCAAGTCTTGCCTGGACAGCTCGGTAACGTCCACAAGCCAGCGCGGTCCCGGACCTGCCATCGGCGAAAGCACCGGCGCAAGCCAACCATGCAGATTTTGCGGGCGTATCGGCGGGTCCGCCGTATGCGTCGTCTCTGCCGGCCAGAGCGCAGGCTGTGTTGCTTCGCCGCGCCGGGCCAGCAGTCGGCTCAACGTCGCGTTTGCGGCGCGCAATGGCTGTGTAAACCTCCAGCTCCTGCTGGAGTGCAGCCGCGCTGCAGCCTGCTCGAGTTCGGCGCAGCGCGCTTTCTGTTCGGTCAGGGCGACCCACAGTCGCCAAGCCTCGCGCTGGGACGCTTCATCGTGCGAGGCGGACATGGGGCTCATGCTCCGTCGCCGGCGAGTCTGCTGGCGGCCGGCGGCCTGAAGTTAGCACTTCGATGCGCGGTTGAATCCACGCGGTGCCGGTGAATTGCGGATGGTCCAGATTGGCGACATTGAACACCAAGGCAAGATCGCGCCATTGGTAGTTTTTGACCAAGTGGGTTTCAGTACTGGAAAGCGCGACGGATATCGAGTAGCTGCCCGGCCCTACGTTCATCGGAAAGGAGGCGATGATCTGCACCTCGTCGCCTTCCATCAAATCCGAACAAGCTTGATCGGTGTGGTGGGTATTGGTGCCGTAGACCGGCTGGCCTAACCTGTCGCGGATCATATAGCCGAATACGAGGCGATCGATCGGCGAATGGACTTTGATCTTGGCGCGCAGCGACACCTGATGCCCGACGCCCACGTATTCGACGGGCGAGCCGCCTTCGTCGAGCAGGTCGAGTGCTTGCACCACGGCCTCGCCGGTTCCGGACTCCATGGCGATCCGACCGTCGACGACCCGGTCGGTCTTCATCGTGCGGTTTTCCTTTTCCGCTATCAGCGCGTTGTAATAGTCGAGCACTTGCTGGGGTTCACCATCCAGTGCGACGCTGCCGCTATCCAGCAGCAAGGCGCGATCGCACAAGCTTTGGATGGCGGTCGCATCGTGAGAAACGATCAACAAGGTAGTGCCCGCTTCGCGGAATTCTCGGATCCTCTGATAGCATTTGTGTATGAAGTAAGTGTCGCCCACCGACAACGCCTCATCGACGATCAGCACCTGCGGGCGCACGGCGGTAGCCACACTGAAGGCCACGCGCATCTGCATGCCGCTGGAATAAGTGCGCATCGGCTGGTCGAAGTACTCGCCTATCTCGGCGAAGTCCTCGATCGACGGCAGGATTTGCCTGATCCGTCCTTGCGGAACTCCCATGAGTCCGGCCGAATGGACGACGTTCTCGCGCCCGGTGAGTTCGGGATTGAAACCCAGCCCCAGCTCGAGCAATGCAGACACTTGTCCGCCTAGCGCAATGCGTCCTTCGGACGGCCGCGTCGTCCCCGTAATCATCTTCAGGAGTGTGCTCTTGCCGGCGCCGTTCTGGCCGACGATGCCTACTGACTCGCCGTGGCCTACGCGGAAAGTCACATGGCGCAACACCCAGCGCTCCGTCACAGG encodes:
- a CDS encoding glycosyltransferase family 4 protein; the protein is MSASHDEASQREAWRLWVALTEQKARCAELEQAAARLHSSRSWRFTQPLRAANATLSRLLARRGEATQPALWPAETTHTADPPIRPQNLHGWLAPVLSPMAGPGPRWLVDVTELSRQDLGAGVERVTRRLLTELLMSPPATHRIEPVRLTADGRYCLARRFLASFAGLRPGALGRDLPVDPMPGDVLIGLDFCRDHAPVLAKSLQLLRDASVPVCLFVHDVLPVAHPEWFPEPVVQSFAGWLEVFEAHADFAICNTNSTACQLENTLAAMGLSLPRGGISSIPLGSDLPPVPGSSPLPLLRPGTVRVLTVGTVEPRKAHWQILQAFEKLWNEGLPFEWVIAGRQGWMVDDLATRLRGHTEIGRRLYWLEGPDDGTLQALYEESDMLLLASRGEGFGLPIAEAGRLGVPLLLRDIPVFREVAGDAAAYFSGDEGADIAAALLRWPQQAENRRSRAKGSWPTWEASACALKSEVARMLRSLAALP
- a CDS encoding ABC transporter ATP-binding protein; this translates as MSAPVLNLENVGKAYVDYGSELRRFARWFGAPMQPVTERWVLRHVTFRVGHGESVGIVGQNGAGKSTLLKMITGTTRPSEGRIALGGQVSALLELGLGFNPELTGRENVVHSAGLMGVPQGRIRQILPSIEDFAEIGEYFDQPMRTYSSGMQMRVAFSVATAVRPQVLIVDEALSVGDTYFIHKCYQRIREFREAGTTLLIVSHDATAIQSLCDRALLLDSGSVALDGEPQQVLDYYNALIAEKENRTMKTDRVVDGRIAMESGTGEAVVQALDLLDEGGSPVEYVGVGHQVSLRAKIKVHSPIDRLVFGYMIRDRLGQPVYGTNTHHTDQACSDLMEGDEVQIIASFPMNVGPGSYSISVALSSTETHLVKNYQWRDLALVFNVANLDHPQFTGTAWIQPRIEVLTSGRRPPADSPATEHEPHVRLAR